In a genomic window of Vespula vulgaris chromosome 13, iyVesVulg1.1, whole genome shotgun sequence:
- the LOC127068494 gene encoding translation initiation factor eIF-2B subunit delta isoform X2, translated as MCMQQFEEDGQSKLITRSAARHLRRKRLNEARRARNQFLVDFINGVDEKINQETEAHFDSEKNKLTKSKARRLRKKKKAKLLETCNCDTSLVSSNLLQFEPNCCIKSEQNTFDSHLNNVQHFEDLLAQSLLSLGNHNKTVGKVEETIECEFKYNKQDKDRSQSYLTQLVNVDSEDSSDSSRAIVFSALPKSKNKEQTHCTKNSPGIKRSYLESCNIKVDQLSDTFPVSEKPCRPKYFITPNARKDQVENKNISLNNKTFEKKETENIVTSETCPLKYDHNTNTLESLIDKQSAIEPTSNEELMLKNDTNFNHRTFGDKESNSSSVFQQISEETLNIETTSENSIVQRQSIEEPKESILPVNLTSDSVASTINVQPSKIMDSKVTGTFKTREEIKAEREARKAAKAATKSKGKVAASTSEKQSVPIKVDQMSNDNIKLKTSIVTKLELNISENNSSNTIEDSTININSEAKSKAELRAERRAKQEAQRAAKQEQVTERTKIKSKCNTIQSKQVVATTVEATVDDSNNKTVKKIVKKNEHEVNLFKHLYHERELALNNVPVLNAKVHPAIVKLGVQYANKIIVGSNARCVALLVAVKQLIEDFEQPSKTDFVRGLEANLQESVAYLHHCRPLAVSMQNALRHLKWQMTQLVSTSTDIDAKNKLMSSIDTYILEQIQLADESISITIQTKISNGNVILTYGYSSLIQKILMDAYDAGKQFRVIIVDGRPWLEGKEQLRRLTKHGIECSYVLINALSFVMPEVSKVFLGAHAILANGAVMSRVGTAQVALMARSFNVPVLVACETHKSCERVQTDSIVYNELGNADELIKHTYRNTKKSLLQNWRTKKYLNLLNITYDVTPADLVSAVVTELAILPCTSVPVILRIKPSEI; from the exons AAAGCAAGTTGATCACACGATCTGCAGCAAGACATCTTCGTCGTAAGCGATTGAACGAGGCTCGAAGAGCAAGAAATCAGTTTCTTGTAGATTTTATTAATGGAGTTGATGAGAAGATAAATCAGGAAACAGAAGCTCACTTCGATAGTGAGAAGAATAAATTGACTAAATCAAAAGCTCGTAGATtacgtaagaagaaaaaggcaaAGTTACTGGAAACTTGTAACTGTGATACTTCTCTTGTCTCATCTAATCTTCTACAATTTGAGCCAAATTGTTGTATTAAATCCGAACAGAATACTTTCGATTCTCATCTTAACAATGTGCAACATTTTGAAGATCTTCTTGCACAATCATTACTTTCCTTAGGCAATCATAACAAAACAGTTGGAAAAGTTGAAGAGACAATCGAATGTGAATTTAAGTATAATAAgcaagataaagatagatcgCAATCGTACCTTACACAACTCGTTAATGTGGATTCAGAAGATTCATCTGACTCATCTCGAGCGATTGTTTTCTCAGCATTACctaaatctaaaaataaagaacagaCTCATTGTACGAAAAATAGTCCAGGGATAAAAAGATCTTATCTAGAATCTTGTAATATTAAAGTAGATCAGTTATCTGATACGTTTCCCGTATCTGAAAAACCGTGTAGaccaaaatattttataacaccTAACGCAAGAAAAGATCAAGTGGAGAATAAGAATATATCgttgaataataaaacattcgaaaagaaagaaacagaaaatattgTTACATCAGAGACTTGTCCATTAAAATAtg aTCACAATACAAACACGTTAGAATCTCTTATTGATAAACAAAGTGCAATAGAACCAACTTCTAACGAGgaattaatgttaaaaaacgatacaaattttaatCACAGGACGTTTggagataaagaaagtaaTTCTTCATCAGTATTCCAACAAATATCAGAAGAAActttaaatattgaaacaaCTTCAGAGAATTCTATTGTACAAAGGCAATCTATTGAGGAGCCCAAAGAATCAATTTTACCAG tAAATTTAACATCAGATAGTGTTGCTTCAACGATAAACGTACAACCAAGTAAAATAATGGATTCTAAAGTGACTGGTACATTTAAAACAAGGGAGGAAATAAAGGCTGAGCGTGAAGCAAGAAAAGCTGCAAAAGCTGCTACCAAGAGCAAGGGTAAAGTTGCTGCTAGTACATCTGAAAAGCAGAGTGTTCCTATTAAAGTAGATCAAATGTCTAATGACAATATAAAGCTAAAAACAAGTATAGTCACAAAGTTAGAATTGAATATATCTGAGAATAATTCAAGTAATACTATAGAAGATAgtactataaatattaattcggAAGCAAAAAGCAAGGCTGAATTGCGTGCTGAAAGAAGAGCTAAACAAGAGGCACAAAGAGCTGCCAAACAAGAACAAGTTACTGAAAGAAccaaaattaaaagtaaatgcAATACGATTCAATCGAAACAAGTTGTAGCAACTACAGTAGAAGCTACTGTAGATGATTCAAACAATAAAACTGTcaagaaaatagtaaaaaaaaatgaacacgAAGTAAATCTATTTAAACATCTATATCATGAAAGAGAGCTTGCCTTGAATAATGTTCCTGTACTTAACGCAAAAGTACATCCAGCTATAGTAAAACTTGGTGTACAATAtgctaataaaattattgttggAAGTAATGCAAGATGTGTTGCACTTTTGGTAGCTGTGAAGCAGCTTATAGAGGATTTTGAACAACCATCAAAAACTGATTTTGTACGAGGTCTTGAAGCAAACTTGCAAGAATCAGTTGCTTATTTACATCATTGTAGACCATTAGCTGTTTCTATGCAGAATGCATTGCGTCATTTAAAATGGCAAATGACTCAATTAGTATCTACATCTACAGATAtagat gcTAAAAATAAGTTGATGAGTTCGATAGACACTTATATTTTAGAACAGATTCAACTTGCTGATGAAAGTATATCTATAActatacaaacaaaaatatccaatggaaatgtaattttaacaTATGGATA ttcatcattaattcaaaaaattttaatggatGCATATGATGCTGGAAAACAATTTCGAGTTATTATTGTAGATGGAAGACCATGGTTAGAAGGTAAAGAACAATTGCGACGTTTAACAAAACATGGAATTGAATGCTCATATGTATTGATTAATGCTCTTAGTTTTGTTATGCCAGAG GTGAGTAAAGTTTTCCTTGGAGCACATGCTATATTAGCAAATGGAGCAGTGATGTCAAGAGTTGGTACCGCACAAGTTGCTTTAATGGCAAGGTCTTTTAACGTTCCCGTTTTAGTAGCCTGCGAAACACACAAATCCTGTGAACGTGTACAGACAGATTCAATAGTTTATAATGAATTAg gtaATGCCGATGAATTAATTAAGCACACTTATCGTAATACAAAAAAGTCATTGCTTCAAAACTGGaggacgaaaaaatatttaaatcttcTTAATATTACTTATGACGTTACACCAGCAGATTTAGTATCAGCTGTCGTTACAGAATTAGCCATTTTACCATGCACTAGTGTTCCTGTGATTTTACGAATTAAACCATCGGAGATTTAA
- the LOC127068496 gene encoding transcription termination factor 5, mitochondrial isoform X1, whose amino-acid sequence MLNKFIGILFNRHTTIRLFSVEFSSESKLKLYNILLESFPIVSKKIDKLFKVHGEKISTIPEKKIIENCKICREHNVMVETVVNILTCLTVNSHLLKHRIFLLEEIGVSKIDVNIIWKLPYYMSLPVTKFKHIMKIPMEQHIMSNISSHIVENLSDMPSLDLLDESLSVDMHYEKCFSYYIESKFGSDKISLKHKGRKYKSFRLMTELINIFIESYNLDLQYIRNHLIILDMCPNQVQYALENLKDTKIGNLTFHEIFKKFHEIVTYDPENIKKLLQSFKKYGLDNKILLSCFRIFKISNEDFVNKMDKILTTPDLRVWCETPRILFFIIRANIVNERIEFFRKNDNIKWVNSYLLTSEKDHFRRYKQGELSSAKKKRYIRYILKKELGSENEHLINTFQLHPYWNRVSFVDLDDTLRIIKKYFPIEDICSNIHIILYPWSIINKVLKSIKESDKYNKYTSSQQLALCLYFIEKDNHFTGDGIWNIMEQEKQLKDNEKMTLETDELRD is encoded by the exons ATGTTAAACAAATTCATAGGTATACTATTTAACAGACACACAACAATTAGATTGTTTTCCGTTGAATTCTCGTCagaatcaaaattaaaattgtataatatattattagagaGTTTTCCTAttgtatcgaaaaaaattgataaattgttTAAGGTACATGGcgaaaaaatatctacaataccagagaagaaaattattgagaATTGTAAAATATGTCGT gaACACAATGTTATGGTAGAAACAGTAGTAAATATCTTAACTTGCTTAACTGTAAATTCTCATCTTTTGAagcatagaatatttttattggaaGAGATAGGCGTATCTAAAATAGATGTAAATATCATCTGGAA attGCCATATTACATGAGTCTACCTGTGACTAAATTTAaacatataatgaaaattccaATGGAGCAACATATTATGAGTAATATATCTTCTCATATTGTCGAAAATTTGTCAGATATGCCATCCTTAGATTTATTAGACGAATCATTATCTGTAGATATGCattatgaaaaatgtttctcaTATTATATTGAAAGTAAATTTGGTTctgataaaatatcattaaaacaTAAAGGGAGAAAGTATAAAAGCTTCAGATTAATGACagagttaataaatattttcatagaaaGTTATAATCTTGACTTACAAtat ATAAGAAATCATCTAATTATTTTAGATATGTGCCCGAATCAAGTACAATATGcgttagaaaatttaaagGACACCAAAATAGGTAACTTGACATTTCacgaaatttttaagaaattccATGAAATAGTAACATATGATCCAGAaaacataaagaaattattacagagctttaaaaaatatggatTAGATAACAAGATCCTGCTGAGTTGTTtcagaatttttaaaattagtaatgaagattttgttaataaaatggATAAAATCTTAACTACACCAGATCTCAGAGTATGGTGTGAAACTCCACgtattctatttttcataattagagcaaatattgttaatgaacgcattgaattttttcgcaagaatgataatattaaatgggTTAACTCGTATCTGCTTACAAGCGAAAAAGATCATTTTAGaag atacaAGCAAGGTGAATTAAGTTccgcgaagaaaaagaggtacatacgatatattttgaaaaaggaaTTAGGCTCCGAAAACGAACacttaataaatacatttcaGCTACATCCATACTGGAACAGAGTATCCTTTGTAGATTTAGATGATACATTAcgtatcataaaaaaatattttccaatagaAGATATATGCAgtaatattcatattattctGTATCCATG gtctattattaacaaagtgttaaaaagtataaaagaatcCGATAAGTATAACAAATATACTTCATCTCAACAACTGGCACtttgtttgtattttatagaaaaagataat
- the LOC127068494 gene encoding translation initiation factor eIF-2B subunit delta isoform X1 — MDQEKNFEEDGQSKLITRSAARHLRRKRLNEARRARNQFLVDFINGVDEKINQETEAHFDSEKNKLTKSKARRLRKKKKAKLLETCNCDTSLVSSNLLQFEPNCCIKSEQNTFDSHLNNVQHFEDLLAQSLLSLGNHNKTVGKVEETIECEFKYNKQDKDRSQSYLTQLVNVDSEDSSDSSRAIVFSALPKSKNKEQTHCTKNSPGIKRSYLESCNIKVDQLSDTFPVSEKPCRPKYFITPNARKDQVENKNISLNNKTFEKKETENIVTSETCPLKYDHNTNTLESLIDKQSAIEPTSNEELMLKNDTNFNHRTFGDKESNSSSVFQQISEETLNIETTSENSIVQRQSIEEPKESILPVNLTSDSVASTINVQPSKIMDSKVTGTFKTREEIKAEREARKAAKAATKSKGKVAASTSEKQSVPIKVDQMSNDNIKLKTSIVTKLELNISENNSSNTIEDSTININSEAKSKAELRAERRAKQEAQRAAKQEQVTERTKIKSKCNTIQSKQVVATTVEATVDDSNNKTVKKIVKKNEHEVNLFKHLYHERELALNNVPVLNAKVHPAIVKLGVQYANKIIVGSNARCVALLVAVKQLIEDFEQPSKTDFVRGLEANLQESVAYLHHCRPLAVSMQNALRHLKWQMTQLVSTSTDIDAKNKLMSSIDTYILEQIQLADESISITIQTKISNGNVILTYGYSSLIQKILMDAYDAGKQFRVIIVDGRPWLEGKEQLRRLTKHGIECSYVLINALSFVMPEVSKVFLGAHAILANGAVMSRVGTAQVALMARSFNVPVLVACETHKSCERVQTDSIVYNELGNADELIKHTYRNTKKSLLQNWRTKKYLNLLNITYDVTPADLVSAVVTELAILPCTSVPVILRIKPSEI, encoded by the exons AAAGCAAGTTGATCACACGATCTGCAGCAAGACATCTTCGTCGTAAGCGATTGAACGAGGCTCGAAGAGCAAGAAATCAGTTTCTTGTAGATTTTATTAATGGAGTTGATGAGAAGATAAATCAGGAAACAGAAGCTCACTTCGATAGTGAGAAGAATAAATTGACTAAATCAAAAGCTCGTAGATtacgtaagaagaaaaaggcaaAGTTACTGGAAACTTGTAACTGTGATACTTCTCTTGTCTCATCTAATCTTCTACAATTTGAGCCAAATTGTTGTATTAAATCCGAACAGAATACTTTCGATTCTCATCTTAACAATGTGCAACATTTTGAAGATCTTCTTGCACAATCATTACTTTCCTTAGGCAATCATAACAAAACAGTTGGAAAAGTTGAAGAGACAATCGAATGTGAATTTAAGTATAATAAgcaagataaagatagatcgCAATCGTACCTTACACAACTCGTTAATGTGGATTCAGAAGATTCATCTGACTCATCTCGAGCGATTGTTTTCTCAGCATTACctaaatctaaaaataaagaacagaCTCATTGTACGAAAAATAGTCCAGGGATAAAAAGATCTTATCTAGAATCTTGTAATATTAAAGTAGATCAGTTATCTGATACGTTTCCCGTATCTGAAAAACCGTGTAGaccaaaatattttataacaccTAACGCAAGAAAAGATCAAGTGGAGAATAAGAATATATCgttgaataataaaacattcgaaaagaaagaaacagaaaatattgTTACATCAGAGACTTGTCCATTAAAATAtg aTCACAATACAAACACGTTAGAATCTCTTATTGATAAACAAAGTGCAATAGAACCAACTTCTAACGAGgaattaatgttaaaaaacgatacaaattttaatCACAGGACGTTTggagataaagaaagtaaTTCTTCATCAGTATTCCAACAAATATCAGAAGAAActttaaatattgaaacaaCTTCAGAGAATTCTATTGTACAAAGGCAATCTATTGAGGAGCCCAAAGAATCAATTTTACCAG tAAATTTAACATCAGATAGTGTTGCTTCAACGATAAACGTACAACCAAGTAAAATAATGGATTCTAAAGTGACTGGTACATTTAAAACAAGGGAGGAAATAAAGGCTGAGCGTGAAGCAAGAAAAGCTGCAAAAGCTGCTACCAAGAGCAAGGGTAAAGTTGCTGCTAGTACATCTGAAAAGCAGAGTGTTCCTATTAAAGTAGATCAAATGTCTAATGACAATATAAAGCTAAAAACAAGTATAGTCACAAAGTTAGAATTGAATATATCTGAGAATAATTCAAGTAATACTATAGAAGATAgtactataaatattaattcggAAGCAAAAAGCAAGGCTGAATTGCGTGCTGAAAGAAGAGCTAAACAAGAGGCACAAAGAGCTGCCAAACAAGAACAAGTTACTGAAAGAAccaaaattaaaagtaaatgcAATACGATTCAATCGAAACAAGTTGTAGCAACTACAGTAGAAGCTACTGTAGATGATTCAAACAATAAAACTGTcaagaaaatagtaaaaaaaaatgaacacgAAGTAAATCTATTTAAACATCTATATCATGAAAGAGAGCTTGCCTTGAATAATGTTCCTGTACTTAACGCAAAAGTACATCCAGCTATAGTAAAACTTGGTGTACAATAtgctaataaaattattgttggAAGTAATGCAAGATGTGTTGCACTTTTGGTAGCTGTGAAGCAGCTTATAGAGGATTTTGAACAACCATCAAAAACTGATTTTGTACGAGGTCTTGAAGCAAACTTGCAAGAATCAGTTGCTTATTTACATCATTGTAGACCATTAGCTGTTTCTATGCAGAATGCATTGCGTCATTTAAAATGGCAAATGACTCAATTAGTATCTACATCTACAGATAtagat gcTAAAAATAAGTTGATGAGTTCGATAGACACTTATATTTTAGAACAGATTCAACTTGCTGATGAAAGTATATCTATAActatacaaacaaaaatatccaatggaaatgtaattttaacaTATGGATA ttcatcattaattcaaaaaattttaatggatGCATATGATGCTGGAAAACAATTTCGAGTTATTATTGTAGATGGAAGACCATGGTTAGAAGGTAAAGAACAATTGCGACGTTTAACAAAACATGGAATTGAATGCTCATATGTATTGATTAATGCTCTTAGTTTTGTTATGCCAGAG GTGAGTAAAGTTTTCCTTGGAGCACATGCTATATTAGCAAATGGAGCAGTGATGTCAAGAGTTGGTACCGCACAAGTTGCTTTAATGGCAAGGTCTTTTAACGTTCCCGTTTTAGTAGCCTGCGAAACACACAAATCCTGTGAACGTGTACAGACAGATTCAATAGTTTATAATGAATTAg gtaATGCCGATGAATTAATTAAGCACACTTATCGTAATACAAAAAAGTCATTGCTTCAAAACTGGaggacgaaaaaatatttaaatcttcTTAATATTACTTATGACGTTACACCAGCAGATTTAGTATCAGCTGTCGTTACAGAATTAGCCATTTTACCATGCACTAGTGTTCCTGTGATTTTACGAATTAAACCATCGGAGATTTAA
- the LOC127068496 gene encoding transcription termination factor 5, mitochondrial isoform X2 yields the protein MVETVVNILTCLTVNSHLLKHRIFLLEEIGVSKIDVNIIWKLPYYMSLPVTKFKHIMKIPMEQHIMSNISSHIVENLSDMPSLDLLDESLSVDMHYEKCFSYYIESKFGSDKISLKHKGRKYKSFRLMTELINIFIESYNLDLQYIRNHLIILDMCPNQVQYALENLKDTKIGNLTFHEIFKKFHEIVTYDPENIKKLLQSFKKYGLDNKILLSCFRIFKISNEDFVNKMDKILTTPDLRVWCETPRILFFIIRANIVNERIEFFRKNDNIKWVNSYLLTSEKDHFRRYKQGELSSAKKKRYIRYILKKELGSENEHLINTFQLHPYWNRVSFVDLDDTLRIIKKYFPIEDICSNIHIILYPWSIINKVLKSIKESDKYNKYTSSQQLALCLYFIEKDNHFTGDGIWNIMEQEKQLKDNEKMTLETDELRD from the exons ATGGTAGAAACAGTAGTAAATATCTTAACTTGCTTAACTGTAAATTCTCATCTTTTGAagcatagaatatttttattggaaGAGATAGGCGTATCTAAAATAGATGTAAATATCATCTGGAA attGCCATATTACATGAGTCTACCTGTGACTAAATTTAaacatataatgaaaattccaATGGAGCAACATATTATGAGTAATATATCTTCTCATATTGTCGAAAATTTGTCAGATATGCCATCCTTAGATTTATTAGACGAATCATTATCTGTAGATATGCattatgaaaaatgtttctcaTATTATATTGAAAGTAAATTTGGTTctgataaaatatcattaaaacaTAAAGGGAGAAAGTATAAAAGCTTCAGATTAATGACagagttaataaatattttcatagaaaGTTATAATCTTGACTTACAAtat ATAAGAAATCATCTAATTATTTTAGATATGTGCCCGAATCAAGTACAATATGcgttagaaaatttaaagGACACCAAAATAGGTAACTTGACATTTCacgaaatttttaagaaattccATGAAATAGTAACATATGATCCAGAaaacataaagaaattattacagagctttaaaaaatatggatTAGATAACAAGATCCTGCTGAGTTGTTtcagaatttttaaaattagtaatgaagattttgttaataaaatggATAAAATCTTAACTACACCAGATCTCAGAGTATGGTGTGAAACTCCACgtattctatttttcataattagagcaaatattgttaatgaacgcattgaattttttcgcaagaatgataatattaaatgggTTAACTCGTATCTGCTTACAAGCGAAAAAGATCATTTTAGaag atacaAGCAAGGTGAATTAAGTTccgcgaagaaaaagaggtacatacgatatattttgaaaaaggaaTTAGGCTCCGAAAACGAACacttaataaatacatttcaGCTACATCCATACTGGAACAGAGTATCCTTTGTAGATTTAGATGATACATTAcgtatcataaaaaaatattttccaatagaAGATATATGCAgtaatattcatattattctGTATCCATG gtctattattaacaaagtgttaaaaagtataaaagaatcCGATAAGTATAACAAATATACTTCATCTCAACAACTGGCACtttgtttgtattttatagaaaaagataat